The region CCGCCTGATGCTGATCGGCAGCGTCCCCCTGACCAAGCTCTGAGCGCAGTGGTGGGCCGTCCCGAATGGCTTCGGTCGTCGGTTTCGTGGCGGAACAACCGCCCACCGGGCGGCGTGCCCAGCCGCGCTTACCTCCCGTCCGGCCGCGGGTGCTTGGGTTCGTAGAGCCCGATCTCAGCGCCGCTGGGCAGCCGGAACGCGGTGAGCAGCCCCCAGTTCTCGTCGCTGACGGAACGCGTGATCTCGACGCCTTTGGCCCGCAACTCGTCGACGGTGGCCGCGACGTCGTCGCACATCAGGTAGAGCTCACAGGTGGGATCCCCGTGGGTGGGGTGGGTCGCGAGTTCGGCGGGCGGCAGCCCGAACAGCAACCAGCCGCCCCCGGCGTCGACGGACCCGAACCCGAGCACGTCGCGGAAGAACGCCCGATCCTGCTCGGCATTTCGGCTGAACAACAGCAAGTGCGCCCCGTTGATCATCGCAGACCTCCAGCTGCACCGACTCCACACGAAACCGTGCCACGAGAAGCTCCAGACCGCCGGGCCGGACGTCAGAGCGCTGCGGACGCGCCGACGAGACGGAGGCGGGTCGACCGTTCTTCGATCGTCTTACCGGGCCGAAGGAATCGGTGCCGCCGGGGCGGCGAGCATTTCCGGACGACGTTCCCGGCGTGCACCGGCTCCGGTACTCGGAGGTGTCCTGCCGGGGTCAGAAGCGGTAGCGGAGCATCCGGCCCAGACGCCGGACCGCAGTGATGTGCCCCGAACCGCGTATCGCCGCCCGTACCGGCCACGGGTAGCGGTCCAGTTCCGGCGCATCGGTGAACGACCACTCGGTGACGAACCGCAGGCCAGGCACGCGAGATTCCAGCGATAGCGGCTCGTCGATGCCCCATTGCAGGTGCGCCCCGGCATGCACCACAGCGGGGTTGAGCCGGTTGGACACCCGAACGCCCAAGCTGCTGAAGGCGTCGAAGAGCAGCTCGCCGCTCGGGAAGTGCTCGGTGATCCGGCGGAGCAGCGCCAGCCCGTCCGATTCGGACAGATACATCGTGAGGCCCTCCGCGACCACCAGCACCGTTCGGTCCCCCGGGATGTCGTCGAGCAGGCCGGGCGCGGTCACCGACGATCCGATGGTGTGGTGGTGCGGGCGATCGGGAAAGAGCCGTCGGCGCAGCTCGATGACGTCCGGCTGATCGATGTCGTACCACTCGACGTCCTCCGGCGGATCGACCCGCTCGAAGCGGCTGTCCAGCCCGCAGCCGAGGTGCAGGACCGTCATGCCCGGCCGGAGCGCCTCTTCGACCCAACGGTCCAGCGCCTTGGCACGGATCGTCACCGAACCGGTGTTGCGCGCGCCCATCTTGAACTTGCCGAAGTCGAAGTCGATGCGTTGCACGGCTTCGTCGGCGTGCCGGTCGCCAAGCACCGGCTCGGCCGAACGATTGTCCAGCGCGCGCAGGTAGAGAGTCGCGAGCATGGTCGCTTGCGCGCCGGTCAGCTCGACCTTCTCCCGGGGCCGGTGCTCGAAGCTGAAGTGCAGTAGTCGGAGGGCCTTGCGCAATGCCGGAATGGAATTCATGACCTTGGCGGCCACCCGGTCGGCCGCGGCCAGCTTCGCCGCGTCCGGCAGGTCGACCATGGGCAGTTCCTGCGACAACCGGAGTCCGGGAACGCGCAGTTCGAGGGTGTGCGGATCGCCTATGCCCCAGCGGAAGGTGGCGCCCGTCCGCTGTAGGAACCACGAGAAGCGGGCGGCCGACACGGTCCACGGCAGCGCCGCGTCGAACATCATCTCGCCGGTCTCGAAGCGTTCGACCAGCCGGCGCAGCAGGGCCACGCCGTCCGCCTCGGTCAGGTACATCGTCAGGCCCTCGGCGACGATCAACGTCGGTCGCCCGGTTGGGATCTCGTCGAGCCAGTCCTGCTCGGTCACCGAGGTCGCGATGGTGCGGTAGTTCGCGGGGGTTTGCGGGTAGAGCCGCTGCCGCAGGCCGATCACGTCGGGCAGGTCGATGTCGTACCACTGCGCGCTGGCGGGGATGGCTAGCCGGAAGGCCCGGCTGTCGAGGCCACACGCCAGGTGCAGCACCACTGCATCGGGGTGCTCGCAGAGGTAGCGGGCAACCCAGTCGTCGAGTTGCTTGGCCCGCAGGATCACCGCCATCCGGTCCCCGGAACTCATGTGCAGGCTGCGGAAGTCGAAGTCGATCTCGTCAAGCAGGCGATCCGCTGTCTCGTCGCCGAGCACCGGGTCGGGCCTGCGGTTGTCCAGGGCCCTGGCGTAGAGGGGACCGAGGAGGGTCTGCTGCGCGCCGGTCAACCGGATCTGTTCGGTCACGCCGTTCAAGCTACACTTGTTTCACAAATTCATGAACTAAAGAAACCATATAAAATTGCTTAGTTGATCAACACGGCTGGCGAGGAACGGGACATGGCGCAACGCGACGGCGGCGAACGGCACGGCGAGGACGTGGTCCTACGGTTCGTCGAAAGGTTTGCCCTGGACCTGACCGGGGCGGGCTTCCCGCGGATGGCGGCGCGGGTGTTCGCGAGCCTGCTGGTCGCCGACGAGGGACGGCGCACGGCCGGCGAACTCGCGGAGGTCCTGGAGGTCAGTCCGGCCGCGGTGTCCGGCGCGGTCCGCTACCTCGTGCAGGTCAAGCTGGTGGTGCGGGAGCGCAGTCCCGGCGAGCGGCGCGATCACTACCGGGTGCTCGACGACCTTTGGTACGCCAACATCATGAGCCGCGATGCGGACCTGCTCGGCTGGGAGCAGACCCTGACCGAAGGGGTAACCGCGGTCGGCGCGGACACGCCGGCGGGGACGCGCCTCGACGAGACGCGGCAGTTCTTCGAGTTTCTTCGCGCAGAAATCCCGGAGTTGATGCAGAAATGGCGCCGACAGCGGCGGCCGTAGCCGCACCGTCAGGCGCCATCGCTGAGTGCTCGGGTGATTCAGACCGGGGAGATGCCTCGGGCCTGCATCCAGGGGAGCGGGTTGATCTTCTTACCGCTGACGTTCCACACCTCGAAGTGCAGGTGCGGGCCGGTGGAGAAGCCGCGGTTGCCCATGGTGGCGATCTGGTCGCCGGCCTTGACCTTCTCGCCCTCGTTGACCGTGATGGTGTTGACGTGGCCGTAGACGGTGATCGTGCCGTC is a window of Saccharopolyspora phatthalungensis DNA encoding:
- a CDS encoding VOC family protein gives rise to the protein MINGAHLLLFSRNAEQDRAFFRDVLGFGSVDAGGGWLLFGLPPAELATHPTHGDPTCELYLMCDDVAATVDELRAKGVEITRSVSDENWGLLTAFRLPSGAEIGLYEPKHPRPDGR
- a CDS encoding class I SAM-dependent methyltransferase, producing the protein MTEQIRLTGAQQTLLGPLYARALDNRRPDPVLGDETADRLLDEIDFDFRSLHMSSGDRMAVILRAKQLDDWVARYLCEHPDAVVLHLACGLDSRAFRLAIPASAQWYDIDLPDVIGLRQRLYPQTPANYRTIATSVTEQDWLDEIPTGRPTLIVAEGLTMYLTEADGVALLRRLVERFETGEMMFDAALPWTVSAARFSWFLQRTGATFRWGIGDPHTLELRVPGLRLSQELPMVDLPDAAKLAAADRVAAKVMNSIPALRKALRLLHFSFEHRPREKVELTGAQATMLATLYLRALDNRSAEPVLGDRHADEAVQRIDFDFGKFKMGARNTGSVTIRAKALDRWVEEALRPGMTVLHLGCGLDSRFERVDPPEDVEWYDIDQPDVIELRRRLFPDRPHHHTIGSSVTAPGLLDDIPGDRTVLVVAEGLTMYLSESDGLALLRRITEHFPSGELLFDAFSSLGVRVSNRLNPAVVHAGAHLQWGIDEPLSLESRVPGLRFVTEWSFTDAPELDRYPWPVRAAIRGSGHITAVRRLGRMLRYRF
- a CDS encoding GbsR/MarR family transcriptional regulator; its protein translation is MINTAGEERDMAQRDGGERHGEDVVLRFVERFALDLTGAGFPRMAARVFASLLVADEGRRTAGELAEVLEVSPAAVSGAVRYLVQVKLVVRERSPGERRDHYRVLDDLWYANIMSRDADLLGWEQTLTEGVTAVGADTPAGTRLDETRQFFEFLRAEIPELMQKWRRQRRP